A window from Salvia hispanica cultivar TCC Black 2014 unplaced genomic scaffold, UniMelb_Shisp_WGS_1.0 HiC_scaffold_411, whole genome shotgun sequence encodes these proteins:
- the LOC125199172 gene encoding putative late blight resistance protein homolog R1C-3 has translation MNLITKEVKEIIVEAGFQQKPIVTMTSTSTVKDDVMVGFDEVFLEVLHKLTGDQLSRQIIPIMGRGGIETLREVYIQAIGHSCDRNENEKLGDLSEIQLREKLYKFLCGKRVDIEFLDEASSWDLFCKTVFEKKVVLLGLENIGKAIVVKCKGLPLSIITMEDFWQSLDAREYWEFIEQDLNSVIKSNDESCMKILWMSYIYLPNYLKPCFLYMANFEEDRSIRVSMLKKLWISEGFLKPRSGKSLEIIAQEYFKELVDRNLILVDRLGSTGNVKHCKIHDLYRNLCLEEVEKERFYHVIRNDPPRLNSRSRVALKTSVVLISELLESLSHARSLLRDELQIPHHLRLLRTFKAYDEDTTSGAYFLDNVFELVNSRYLAVRVHKESKFPTSIDLLWNLHTLIIHCWRYLIAPIGIWKLHQLRHLEFHEKGLILPDHPSGGNGIVIMENLHTLKGVLNLFLNEEVVKRIPNVKKLHLIYNVQQMEGENCLSYLQCLSKLENFHCTTRNGCDDYLQRVRFPSSLKKLFVDASPDPELEDMLQKIGSLPLLEKFVLQNGFFKTGKWETVEGQFASLKFLQLEACGGLDDWIVTDKSHFPVLQKLHLRNLGQLKEIPSEVGEIATLKSISLEYCSKLAVVSAKRIVEEQEDLFGDELDLHVRALVWKKEKALKSLASVNFEVNVCLIASKAPSPLPFPTHGADAEKQEDLASSLE, from the exons ATGAATCTGATCACGAAAGAGGTGAAGGAGATTATAGTCGAAGCTGGGTTTCAGCAAAAGCCCATTGTTACCATGACGTCCACTTCCACTGTGAAGGACGACGTGATGGTCGGGTTTGATGAAGTGTTTCTTGAAGTCTTGCATAAGCTGACCGGAGACCAACTCAGCCGCCAAATAATCCCAATTATGGGGAGGGGCGGAATTG AAACACTTAGAGAAGTTTATATTCAAGCAATTGGGCACTCATGTGATCGGAATGAGAATGAAAAACTCGGTGATCTAAGTGAAATTCAATTGAGAGAAAAGTTATACAAGTTTTTATGTGGTAAGAG AGTTGATATCGAATTTCTAGATGAAGCTAGTAGTTGGGATTTGTTTTGTAAGACCGTGTTTGAAAAGAAAGTTGTCCTCTTGGGGTTAGAGAATATTGGGAAGGCTATTGTAGTAAAGTGTAAAGGACTtcctttatcaattattacaATGGAGGACTTTTGGCAAAGTCTCGACGCACGAGAATATTGGGAGTTTATAGAGCAAGATTTAAATTCTGTTATTAAAAGTAATGATGAATCTTGCATGAAAATATTGTGGATGAGCTATATCTATCTGCCAAATTATTTGAAGCCGTGCTTTTTATATATGGCTAATTTTGAGGAAGATCGTAGTATTCGCGTGTCAATGCTCAAAAAGCTATGGATTTCTGAAGGATTTTTAAAACCAAGGAGTGGGAAAAGTTTGGAAATAATTGCGCAAGAATACTTTAAGGAGTTGGTTGATAGGAATCTCATTTTAGTTGATAGGTTGGGGTCTACTGGAAATGTTAAGCACtgtaaaattcatgatttgtaCCGAAATTTGTGCCTGGAAGAAGTCGAAAAGGAAAGGTTTTATCATGTTATAAGAAACGATCCTCCACGCTTAAATAGCAGAAGTCGGGTTGCTCTTAAGACTTCAGTGGTGTTAATAAGCGAACTCTTAGAATCCTTGTCGCATGCTCGTTCCTTATTACGTGATGAGCTTCAAATCCCACACCATCTTAGATTGTTGAGGACATTCAAAGCATATGATGAAGATACTACGAGTGGTGCTTATTTCCTCGACAACGTGTTTGAATTGGTGAACTCGCGATACCTAGCTGTCAGAGTTCATAAAGAGTCTAAATTCCCTACTTCGATTGATCTACTATGGAATCTTCACACATTGATTATTCATTGTTGGCGTTACCTTATTGCACCAATCGGAATTTGGAAATTGCATCAACTTCGACATCTCGAGTTTCATGAGAAAGGATTGATTCTCCCTGATCATCCTAGTGGTGGCAATGGCATTGTTATCATGGAGAATTTGCACACACTCAAAGGAGTtctgaatttgtttttgaatgAGGAGGTGGTTAAGAGAATTCCCAATGTGAAGAAGTTGCATCTAATCTACAATGTGCAACAAATGGAGGGAGAAAACTGTCTTAGTTATCTTCAGTGTTTAAGTAAATTGGAAAACTTCCACTGCACCACTAGAAATGGATGCGATGACTATTTGCAGAGGGTTAGGTTCCCATCCTCCCTCAAAAAGTTGTTCGTCGATGCCTCTCCCGATCCTGAATTGGAAGACATGTTGCAAAAAATCGGTTCATTGCCCCTTCTCGAGAAGTTTGTATTACAAAATGGCTTCTTCAAAACAGGCAAGTGGGAGACAGTTGAAGGCCAATTCGCAAGCCTCAAGTTTCTACAATTGGAGGCTTGTGGTGGTCTAGACGATTGGATTGTGACGGATAAGTCTCACTTTCCAGTTCTTCAGAAGCTTCATCTTCGTAATTTAGGCCAACTAAAGGAGATTCCATCGGAAGTTGGAGAAATAGCAACATTGAAATCTATTTCATTAGAATATTGCAGTAAATTAGCAGTGGTGTCAGCGAAAAGGATAGTAGAGGAACAAGAGGATTTATTTGGAGACGAACTAGACCTTCATGTTCGAGCTCTAGtttggaaaaaagaaaaagcacTGAAGAGCTTGGCAAGTGTCAACTTCGAAGTTAATGTTTGTCTCATAGCTTCGAAGGCCCCAAGTCCTCTTCCCTTTCCAACTCATGGAGCAGATGCAGAAAAACAAGAAGACCTAGCTAGCTCATTAGAATAA